A section of the Leptotrichia buccalis C-1013-b genome encodes:
- a CDS encoding zinc-ribbon domain-containing protein, protein MILLFGTKTLTKHLGKLENCYCERCHNTSDWNFLEYRHWFTLFFIPVFPISKRFELLQCPICRQSYEVPN, encoded by the coding sequence TTATTTGGTACAAAAACTCTGACAAAACATTTAGGAAAACTGGAAAATTGCTACTGTGAAAGATGCCACAATACGTCTGATTGGAATTTTCTCGAATACAGACATTGGTTTACCTTATTTTTTATCCCCGTTTTCCCCATAAGTAAAAGGTTCGAACTTTTGCAATGCCCTATTTGTAGACAAAGTTACGAAGTTCCAAATTAA